In Ictalurus punctatus breed USDA103 chromosome 3, Coco_2.0, whole genome shotgun sequence, the following are encoded in one genomic region:
- the epcam gene encoding epithelial cell adhesion molecule isoform X2 — MKDIIVVCLLAFVAGASADCSKCSTMKWGTCEAAGETCTCTLRIGAAPEDKQLINCVQLVSKCFLMKAEMYRARNNMSTRSIGGKPVTTAIVDNDGIYDPDCENDGRFKAIQCNNTNTCWCVNSAGVRRSDKGDKNMKCEPAETYWVRLELKHKPVNTQDMASLKTGLQKTLLDRYKLEGKYVTGFQYDADSRFIVVDIQKPKEDRTIDLPSMAYYFEKDVKVLPLFFDQTPLSVDVNGNPVGMETILVYYVDDKAPTITMQKLTGGVIAVIVVVILIVLIGLLCLFFIRRREKARYKKTPAREMEPMS, encoded by the exons ATGAAGGATATAATTGTTGTGTGTCTTCTGGCGTTCGTCGCTGGCGCTTCTGCAGACT GTTCTAAATGCAGTACCATGAAATGGGGGACCTGTGAGGCAGCTGGAGAAACTTGTACGTGCACACTTCGAATTGGAGCTGCTCCTGAAGATAAGCAACTTATAAATTGTGTGCAGT TGGTTAGCAAATGCTTCCTCATGAAGGCTGAAATGTACCGTGCAAGGAATAACATGTCCACTAGATCTATTGGTGGGAAGCCAGTTACAACAGCGATTGTGGATAATGATGGAATCTATGACCCAGATTGTGAGAATGATGGGCGTTTCAAGGCAATCCAGTGTAACAACACTAACACGTGCTGGTGCGTCAACAGTGCCGGAGTCCGCCGAAGTGATAAAGGTGACAAGAACATGAAGTGTGAGCCAGCGGAGACCTA TTGGGTCCGCCTTGAGCTGAAACACAAACCTGTTAACACCCAAGACATGGCGTCACTGAAGAC TGGGCTTCAAAAAACTCTTTTAGACCGTTATAAACTGGAAGGGAAATATGTCACGGGTTTTCAG TATGATGCAGATAGCCGTTTTATTGTTGTGGATATCCAGAAGCCCAAAGAAGACCGTACTATAGACCTGCCCAGCATGGCCTACTACTTTGAGAAAGAT GTGAAAGTCCTGCCCCTGTTCTTTGATCAGACTCCACTTTCGGTCGATGTCAATGGTAACCCTGTGGGAATGGAGACCATCCTGGTCTACTATGTAGATGATAAGGCTCCCACTATCACAATGCAAAAGCTGACTGGTGGTGTGATTGCTGTGATTGTGGTGGTTATCTTGATTGTGCTCATTGGCCTCCTTTGCCTG TTTTTCATCAGGAGACGGGAAAAGGCACGGTACAAGAAGACACCG GCCAGGGAGATGGAGCCCATGTCATAG
- the epcam gene encoding epithelial cell adhesion molecule isoform X1 has translation MRKIHFNSTLTSKMKDIIVVCLLAFVAGASADCSKCSTMKWGTCEAAGETCTCTLRIGAAPEDKQLINCVQLVSKCFLMKAEMYRARNNMSTRSIGGKPVTTAIVDNDGIYDPDCENDGRFKAIQCNNTNTCWCVNSAGVRRSDKGDKNMKCEPAETYWVRLELKHKPVNTQDMASLKTGLQKTLLDRYKLEGKYVTGFQYDADSRFIVVDIQKPKEDRTIDLPSMAYYFEKDVKVLPLFFDQTPLSVDVNGNPVGMETILVYYVDDKAPTITMQKLTGGVIAVIVVVILIVLIGLLCLFFIRRREKARYKKTPAREMEPMS, from the exons ATGAGGAAAATACACTTCAACAGTA CGCTCACATCCAAGATGAAGGATATAATTGTTGTGTGTCTTCTGGCGTTCGTCGCTGGCGCTTCTGCAGACT GTTCTAAATGCAGTACCATGAAATGGGGGACCTGTGAGGCAGCTGGAGAAACTTGTACGTGCACACTTCGAATTGGAGCTGCTCCTGAAGATAAGCAACTTATAAATTGTGTGCAGT TGGTTAGCAAATGCTTCCTCATGAAGGCTGAAATGTACCGTGCAAGGAATAACATGTCCACTAGATCTATTGGTGGGAAGCCAGTTACAACAGCGATTGTGGATAATGATGGAATCTATGACCCAGATTGTGAGAATGATGGGCGTTTCAAGGCAATCCAGTGTAACAACACTAACACGTGCTGGTGCGTCAACAGTGCCGGAGTCCGCCGAAGTGATAAAGGTGACAAGAACATGAAGTGTGAGCCAGCGGAGACCTA TTGGGTCCGCCTTGAGCTGAAACACAAACCTGTTAACACCCAAGACATGGCGTCACTGAAGAC TGGGCTTCAAAAAACTCTTTTAGACCGTTATAAACTGGAAGGGAAATATGTCACGGGTTTTCAG TATGATGCAGATAGCCGTTTTATTGTTGTGGATATCCAGAAGCCCAAAGAAGACCGTACTATAGACCTGCCCAGCATGGCCTACTACTTTGAGAAAGAT GTGAAAGTCCTGCCCCTGTTCTTTGATCAGACTCCACTTTCGGTCGATGTCAATGGTAACCCTGTGGGAATGGAGACCATCCTGGTCTACTATGTAGATGATAAGGCTCCCACTATCACAATGCAAAAGCTGACTGGTGGTGTGATTGCTGTGATTGTGGTGGTTATCTTGATTGTGCTCATTGGCCTCCTTTGCCTG TTTTTCATCAGGAGACGGGAAAAGGCACGGTACAAGAAGACACCG GCCAGGGAGATGGAGCCCATGTCATAG